A genomic region of Pseudomonas migulae contains the following coding sequences:
- a CDS encoding YgdI/YgdR family lipoprotein codes for MTQRTLATFMLALGLATLAGCASPTVITLNDGREIQAVDTPKYDDEAGFYEFEQLDGKQTRVNKDQVRTVKEL; via the coding sequence ATGACACAACGGACCCTCGCCACTTTCATGCTCGCCTTGGGCCTCGCGACCCTTGCCGGTTGCGCATCGCCTACTGTGATCACCTTGAATGACGGTCGCGAAATCCAGGCCGTCGACACGCCAAAATATGACGACGAAGCAGGTTTCTACGAGTTCGAGCAACTGGACGGCAAGCAAACCCGCGTGAACAAGGATCAGGTTCGTACCGTTAAAGAGTTGTAA
- a CDS encoding pseudouridine synthase, producing the protein MSTSSFSAAHNQASTLYLPPGPWQTVLDCLCEHFSAIGREQWLDRIARGRVLDGNGAPIALDLAYKEGLRIHYFREVPDEKPIPVIESILYADEHLVVADKPHFLPVTPAGEYVEQTLLRRLIRRLDNPHLVPLHRIDRHTAGLVLFSANPQSRSAYQSLFPTRKIEKRYEAIARALPDRAFPLVHKSRLINGEPFFRMQEGPGVSNTETAVEVREKKGDLWRYGLYPVTGKKHQLRVHMTALGASICNDPFYPHVLKDVEDDYANPLKLLAQGLRFVDPVTGEQRDFESSITLQW; encoded by the coding sequence ATGTCCACTTCATCTTTTTCTGCTGCACACAACCAGGCCAGTACACTCTACTTGCCGCCTGGGCCGTGGCAGACCGTACTCGATTGCCTGTGTGAACACTTCAGTGCTATCGGTCGCGAACAATGGCTGGACAGAATTGCTCGAGGTCGTGTGCTTGACGGAAATGGCGCACCGATCGCCCTCGATCTTGCCTACAAGGAAGGTCTGCGGATTCACTATTTTCGGGAAGTACCGGACGAAAAGCCGATCCCTGTGATCGAGTCGATCCTGTATGCCGACGAGCACCTGGTGGTGGCAGACAAACCGCATTTTCTGCCAGTGACGCCAGCAGGCGAATACGTCGAGCAGACGCTGCTACGCAGGTTGATCCGTCGACTCGATAACCCGCATCTCGTGCCTTTGCATCGCATTGACCGGCATACGGCGGGGCTGGTGCTGTTTTCAGCCAACCCTCAGAGCCGTTCCGCCTACCAGTCGTTGTTTCCTACTCGGAAGATCGAAAAACGCTACGAAGCCATTGCCAGGGCATTGCCTGACCGGGCCTTTCCGTTGGTCCACAAGAGTCGGCTCATCAATGGCGAGCCTTTCTTCCGCATGCAGGAAGGACCGGGCGTCAGCAATACCGAGACGGCTGTCGAAGTCAGGGAAAAGAAGGGTGATCTCTGGCGCTACGGGCTTTACCCGGTGACGGGCAAGAAGCATCAGCTGCGGGTACACATGACGGCCCTCGGTGCCAGCATCTGTAATGACCCGTTCTATCCGCACGTGCTCAAGGACGTCGAAGACGACTATGCCAACCCGTTGAAGCTTCTGGCACAGGGGCTTCGGTTTGTGGACCCGGTTACCGGTGAACAAAGGGACTTTGAAAGCTCCATCACCCTGCAATGGTGA
- a CDS encoding transcriptional regulator: protein MVNVEQLKNSVNRMSVDVVREAVLELRLDGLVTEGKTPFNKLHFNTCFAEIEALFQRAGYHRQLDVVGYQGLLYALYDPGRWEAVDVLRWLKEFTEAAARSQSIPA, encoded by the coding sequence TTGGTCAATGTCGAACAATTGAAGAACAGCGTGAACCGGATGTCGGTGGACGTGGTGCGTGAAGCCGTCCTCGAATTGCGTCTGGATGGCCTGGTCACTGAAGGGAAAACCCCGTTCAACAAGCTGCATTTCAATACCTGTTTTGCCGAAATCGAGGCACTCTTCCAGCGTGCGGGTTATCACCGGCAGCTGGATGTCGTGGGCTATCAGGGGTTGTTGTACGCACTTTATGATCCGGGGCGCTGGGAAGCGGTCGATGTGTTGCGCTGGCTCAAGGAGTTCACCGAAGCGGCGGCGCGCTCGCAGTCAATTCCGGCCTGA
- a CDS encoding glutaredoxin family protein: MPPECQLFGTLGCHLCEVAEAMLTEFVEHGLLVELVDIAEDESWFEAYSLRIPVLRRRDNGAELAWPFDSEQVVAFLR; the protein is encoded by the coding sequence ATGCCTCCTGAATGTCAGCTTTTCGGCACCCTTGGGTGCCATCTTTGTGAAGTGGCCGAAGCCATGCTGACGGAATTTGTCGAGCACGGTCTGCTGGTCGAACTGGTGGATATCGCTGAGGACGAATCATGGTTCGAAGCCTACAGTTTGCGCATTCCGGTACTGCGACGTCGCGATAACGGCGCCGAACTTGCCTGGCCCTTTGATTCCGAGCAGGTCGTGGCATTCCTGCGCTGA
- a CDS encoding cation:proton antiporter, with amino-acid sequence MFANLLIILASSLVVIALFQRLRLPPVLGYLCVGLMIGPTAFNWINESEDLPDLAELGVVFLLFSLGLEFSLSKMIALRKVVFRLGSQQVLLTTILLGSLLMLFGMSATPALLLGAGLSLSSTAIVSKELGSLGEIFSSHGQNAIAVLLFQDIVAVLLLTLVPVFAGNSDQAWYWALPVTLGKTVVLFVGLLMASRWLLPRLFHEVAAARSAELFVLLALVIVLLTAWLTHLLGLSPALGAFLAGMLLGESHYRHQIEADIRPFRDILLGVFFVSIGMLIDLQLFLSHGLLIAGLTLGLLLIKGCVVALLVKWRGSDVETAWRSGLALAQGGEFCFALMAQMQQNKMMPADLGGLLLAATFCSMLLTPLLLRAAPRIATRLHRKPNEEAKLEEISALNADLHGHVVICGYGRVGQSIGRFLRRAQQSYIALDNDPVRVQEAAVGETCVHYGDSRRGELLIAVGLERAKLLVIAVDQTDIALLILKEARRFNPSVPILVRTRDDSQLTELKEAGASEVVPELLESSLMLASHALIMLGLPGQQVQDRVDQVRRDRYRLLHGFYPGADDEEN; translated from the coding sequence GTGTTCGCCAATCTGCTGATCATTCTCGCCTCCTCCCTGGTGGTGATTGCACTGTTCCAGCGCCTGCGCCTGCCACCGGTGCTGGGTTACCTGTGCGTGGGGTTGATGATCGGCCCGACGGCGTTCAACTGGATCAACGAAAGCGAAGACTTGCCCGACCTCGCCGAGCTCGGGGTGGTGTTCCTGCTGTTCTCCCTCGGGCTGGAATTTTCCCTGTCGAAAATGATCGCGTTGCGCAAAGTGGTGTTCAGGCTTGGCAGCCAACAAGTGCTGCTTACCACGATATTGCTGGGGAGCTTGCTGATGCTGTTCGGCATGTCGGCAACGCCTGCGCTGTTGCTCGGAGCCGGTCTGTCGCTGTCTTCCACGGCCATTGTCAGCAAGGAACTGGGCAGTCTCGGCGAGATTTTCAGCAGCCACGGCCAGAACGCCATCGCCGTACTGCTGTTCCAGGACATCGTGGCAGTGTTGCTGCTGACCCTGGTGCCGGTGTTCGCGGGCAACAGCGATCAGGCCTGGTACTGGGCGTTACCCGTGACGCTTGGCAAGACCGTTGTGCTCTTCGTCGGCCTGCTGATGGCCAGTCGCTGGTTGCTGCCACGGCTGTTCCATGAGGTGGCGGCCGCCCGCTCTGCGGAACTGTTTGTATTGTTGGCGCTGGTGATTGTTTTGCTGACGGCCTGGCTCACTCACCTGCTCGGACTCTCCCCCGCCCTGGGCGCCTTTCTCGCCGGCATGTTGCTGGGGGAAAGCCACTACCGCCATCAGATCGAGGCCGACATCCGGCCGTTCCGCGACATTCTGCTCGGGGTGTTCTTCGTCAGCATTGGCATGCTCATCGATTTGCAGTTGTTCCTCAGCCACGGCTTGCTGATCGCTGGTCTGACCCTGGGGTTGCTGCTGATCAAGGGGTGCGTGGTCGCGCTGCTGGTCAAATGGCGCGGAAGCGATGTTGAAACCGCCTGGCGCAGCGGTCTGGCACTGGCCCAGGGCGGCGAGTTCTGCTTCGCGTTGATGGCCCAGATGCAACAGAACAAGATGATGCCCGCCGACCTCGGCGGGCTGTTGCTGGCCGCGACCTTCTGCTCGATGCTGCTAACGCCACTGTTGCTGCGCGCGGCGCCCCGCATCGCAACACGTCTGCACCGCAAGCCCAACGAAGAAGCCAAACTCGAGGAAATCAGTGCACTCAATGCCGACTTGCACGGTCATGTCGTGATTTGCGGCTACGGTCGCGTCGGTCAGTCCATCGGCCGCTTTCTGCGGCGCGCGCAGCAATCCTATATCGCATTGGACAACGATCCGGTGCGCGTCCAGGAAGCCGCCGTGGGTGAAACCTGCGTGCATTATGGCGACTCCCGTCGTGGCGAGTTGCTGATCGCCGTCGGGCTGGAGCGCGCAAAATTGCTGGTGATCGCGGTGGATCAGACAGACATCGCCCTGCTGATACTCAAGGAGGCACGCCGGTTCAACCCGAGCGTGCCGATCCTGGTGCGCACGCGGGACGACAGTCAGCTGACCGAGTTGAAAGAGGCCGGTGCCAGCGAGGTCGTACCCGAATTGCTGGAGTCCAGCCTGATGCTCGCCTCCCATGCGCTGATCATGCTGGGCTTGCCCGGCCAGCAGGTGCAGGACCGGGTCGACCAGGTGCGACGTGACCGTTATCGCCTGCTGCACGGCTTTTATCCCGGCGCCGACGATGAAGAGAATTGA